A region of Paractinoplanes abujensis DNA encodes the following proteins:
- a CDS encoding cold-shock protein gives MAQGTVKWFNADKGFGFITVDGGGADVFVHFSAIQTSGYRSLEENQRVEFEIAQGQKGPQAEQVRPL, from the coding sequence ATGGCGCAAGGAACCGTGAAGTGGTTCAACGCAGACAAGGGCTTCGGCTTTATCACCGTCGACGGCGGGGGTGCTGACGTGTTCGTCCACTTCTCGGCCATCCAGACGAGCGGCTACCGCAGTCTGGAAGAGAACCAGCGGGTCGAGTTCGAGATCGCCCAGGGCCAGAAGGGCCCGCAGGCGGAGCAGGTTCGCCCGCTCTGA
- a CDS encoding aldo/keto reductase: MEKREFGRMGRSVGVVGLGAWQLGADWGDVSEADAHATLQAAVDGGVTFIDTADVYGDGRSEQIIGSFIKGRPELTVATKMGRRVAQEPGNYTLDNFRAWTDRSRANLGVDTLDLVQLHCPPTPVFSSDAVYDALDTLVQEKRIRSYGVSVEKVEEALAAIARPGTASVQIILNAFRLKPLERVLPAAAEAGVGIIARVPLASGLLSGRYDEHTTFSSDDHRNYNRHGEAFDVGETFSGVDFATGLEAVRRLRPLVPEGLTMAQFALRWVLDQAGLTVVIPGARNPEQARGNAAVAGLAPLSDEAKAGVREIYDELIRPQVHDKW, from the coding sequence GTGGAGAAACGCGAATTCGGCAGGATGGGCCGCTCGGTCGGCGTCGTGGGCCTGGGCGCCTGGCAACTCGGGGCCGACTGGGGCGACGTGAGCGAGGCCGACGCCCACGCGACCCTGCAGGCGGCCGTGGACGGCGGGGTCACGTTCATCGACACCGCCGACGTCTACGGCGACGGCCGCAGCGAGCAGATCATCGGCTCCTTCATCAAGGGCCGCCCGGAGTTGACCGTGGCCACCAAGATGGGCCGCCGGGTGGCGCAGGAGCCCGGCAACTACACCCTCGACAACTTCCGCGCGTGGACCGACCGGTCCCGGGCCAATCTGGGCGTCGACACGCTCGACCTGGTGCAGCTGCACTGCCCGCCGACCCCGGTCTTCTCGTCCGACGCTGTCTACGACGCGCTCGACACGCTCGTCCAGGAGAAACGCATCCGCTCGTACGGTGTGAGCGTCGAGAAGGTGGAGGAGGCGCTGGCCGCCATCGCCCGCCCCGGCACCGCCAGCGTGCAGATCATCCTCAACGCGTTCCGGCTCAAGCCGCTCGAGCGGGTGCTGCCGGCCGCGGCCGAGGCGGGGGTGGGCATCATCGCCCGCGTGCCGCTGGCCAGTGGGCTGCTCTCCGGCCGCTACGACGAGCACACCACGTTCTCCAGTGACGACCACCGCAACTACAACCGGCACGGTGAGGCGTTCGACGTCGGCGAGACGTTCTCCGGGGTCGACTTCGCGACCGGGCTCGAGGCCGTACGGCGGCTGCGCCCGCTGGTGCCCGAGGGCCTCACCATGGCCCAGTTCGCGCTGCGCTGGGTGCTCGACCAGGCCGGCCTCACGGTCGTCATCCCGGGCGCCCGCAACCCGGAGCAGGCCCGGGGCAACGCCGCCGTGGCCGGGCTCGCGCCGCTGAGCGACGAGGCGAAGGCCGGGGTCCGCGAGATCTACGACGAGCTCATTCGCCCGCAGGTGCATGACAAATGGTGA
- a CDS encoding trans-aconitate 2-methyltransferase has protein sequence MWDPAVYRRFGSERSRPFFDLAARVGAERPRAVTDLGCGPGELTLTLAERWPGARLTGVDSSPEMIEKALAHGGPAEFRVGDVREWRPGPDVDVLITNATLQWVPEHRDLLVRWARELAPGAWLAMQVPGNFGAPSHVLLREVGQRYGLSEVLREAPVDEPAGYAALLTGAGAEVDAWETTYLHLLPVAGEHPVLRWMEGTALRPVKAALDDNAWQSFRADLARKLSGAYPATGPYVAFPFRRIFVVARTERS, from the coding sequence ATGTGGGATCCGGCCGTCTACCGTCGCTTCGGCTCCGAGCGCTCGCGCCCGTTCTTCGACCTGGCCGCCCGGGTCGGCGCCGAACGGCCCCGAGCCGTCACCGATCTCGGCTGTGGCCCCGGCGAGCTCACCCTGACGCTGGCCGAGCGGTGGCCCGGCGCCCGCCTGACCGGGGTCGACTCCTCGCCCGAGATGATCGAGAAGGCGCTGGCGCACGGGGGCCCGGCCGAGTTCCGGGTCGGTGACGTGCGCGAGTGGCGGCCCGGACCCGACGTCGACGTGCTGATCACCAACGCCACCCTGCAGTGGGTGCCCGAGCATCGCGACCTGCTCGTCCGCTGGGCCCGCGAGCTGGCCCCCGGCGCCTGGCTGGCCATGCAGGTGCCGGGCAACTTCGGTGCGCCCTCGCACGTGCTGCTGCGCGAGGTCGGGCAGCGCTACGGCCTGAGCGAGGTGCTGCGGGAGGCCCCCGTCGACGAACCGGCCGGATACGCCGCGCTGCTCACCGGGGCCGGCGCCGAGGTGGACGCGTGGGAGACCACCTACCTGCACCTGCTGCCGGTCGCCGGTGAGCATCCCGTGCTGCGCTGGATGGAGGGCACGGCGTTGCGGCCCGTCAAGGCCGCCCTGGACGACAATGCATGGCAGTCCTTCCGGGCCGACCTGGCCCGGAAGCTGTCCGGCGCCTATCCGGCGACCGGCCCGTACGTCGCGTTCCCGTTCCGCCGCATCTTCGTGGTGGCCCGGACCGAACGCTCGTGA
- a CDS encoding adenosine deaminase, which produces MTELTSFIAGLPKAELHVHHVGSASPRIVAELAARHEGASPVPADPAALADYFAFRDFAHFIDVYLTVVDLIRDDEDVRVLTFEVGRELARQQVRYAELTVTPYSSVKRGIPAKAFCEAIEDARRGAAAEFGIDLRWCFDIPGEAGLPAAEETLRIALEERPEGLISFGLGGPEIGVPRPQFKPYFDQARAAGLRSVPHAGETTGPQTVWDAVRELGAERIGHGIAAAQDPELMAYLAEHRIPLEVCPTSNVRTRAVAAIEEHPLAALVGAGVPISINSDDPPMFGTTLEAEYAVAARLLSLDEQGVAGLAKAAVEQSFLDPSGKAALLAEIDAYSGRSA; this is translated from the coding sequence GTGACCGAGCTGACCTCGTTCATCGCCGGCCTGCCCAAGGCCGAGCTGCACGTGCACCACGTGGGCTCGGCCTCACCGCGCATCGTGGCCGAACTGGCCGCCCGGCACGAGGGCGCCTCGCCGGTGCCGGCCGACCCGGCCGCGCTGGCCGACTACTTCGCGTTCCGCGACTTCGCCCACTTCATCGACGTCTACCTGACCGTGGTCGACCTGATCCGCGACGACGAGGACGTGCGCGTGCTGACCTTCGAGGTGGGCCGCGAGCTGGCCCGCCAGCAGGTCCGGTACGCCGAACTGACCGTCACGCCGTATTCCAGCGTCAAGCGGGGCATCCCGGCCAAGGCCTTCTGCGAGGCCATTGAGGACGCACGACGGGGAGCCGCGGCCGAGTTCGGCATCGACCTGCGCTGGTGCTTCGACATTCCGGGCGAGGCCGGTCTGCCCGCGGCCGAGGAGACCCTGCGGATCGCGCTCGAGGAGCGGCCCGAGGGTCTGATCAGTTTCGGGCTGGGCGGCCCCGAGATCGGCGTGCCCCGGCCGCAGTTCAAGCCGTACTTCGACCAGGCCCGCGCGGCCGGGCTGCGCAGCGTGCCGCACGCCGGCGAGACCACCGGGCCGCAGACCGTGTGGGACGCCGTACGGGAACTCGGCGCGGAACGCATCGGGCACGGCATCGCCGCGGCGCAGGACCCCGAGCTGATGGCCTATCTGGCCGAGCACCGGATCCCGCTCGAGGTCTGCCCCACCTCGAACGTGCGCACCCGTGCGGTCGCCGCGATCGAGGAGCACCCGCTGGCCGCGCTGGTCGGCGCGGGCGTGCCGATCAGCATCAACTCCGACGACCCGCCCATGTTCGGCACCACGCTGGAGGCGGAGTACGCGGTGGCCGCGCGGCTGCTCAGCCTCGACGAACAGGGGGTCGCCGGGCTGGCCAAGGCGGCCGTCGAGCAGAGCTTCCTCGACCCGTCGGGTAAGGCCGCCCTGCTCGCCGAGATCGACGCCTACTCGGGCCGGAGCGCGTAA
- a CDS encoding RICIN domain-containing protein: MTTSHRAPARLGVALSAHRPPAPRGHRRAVSRRPHRLVPVALGLALLGIGGVVGPSVVDNVAGSNGSRNFALTALPADKPDQGLVYEGLKPAKAGSLCAGSYELDKQTCTHGPDEAPAGLKVRTAVSPVTAKAPEPKNPVRESAAATPTDAEIARDEGGSALTADAPALVPDAAPGDADFIMGAHDVACEGDGRSGKRVQVLYLHEYGTPSRYSEFVGSIRNWSAGVDQIFDESAAETGGSRHVRFVTTPQCRVDVSEVQLPTGGLASFAGSIAALDKLGYNRTDRKYLIFADATVYCGIATYVADRRPGLGNRNNGGPSYGRVDSGCWSSAMAAHELTHTLGATLIDSPNSSGAGGCLDEYDLLCGPDRSGRQVRTACPKKNEMRLDCGKDDYFNTNPKPGSYLDENWNIARSEFLLRSDGGDDIPDAIGAPQPVETPSAAPSRPAAPTPTAVPTPTATEPGEADGGGDAPPSPGVPPSESAPASEPADPVETPGDEAGVPSVPVAATTAPPAEPAAGVQAEPVQAVVEVRDATSGSVRLNWSAASATATYQVLVDNEPVATTKATRARLIGLKPDAKYQVTVKSGPKYTARATAETAPAARPAENSWFTLTNALTGGAANLYAARGTTGTPITLSNADDDAQQQWQLVPAGNKTYSMVSRASGKCVGPLGREPVAGAPLVQTDCDTSAAKWTLQASPYGFTLRTTDGGLVAGVGDQRYGAHRVLVLQAGNDQRYQSWTAVPD, translated from the coding sequence CACCGCCGGGCCGTTTCCCGGCGGCCCCACCGGCTGGTCCCGGTGGCCCTGGGCCTGGCCCTGCTGGGCATCGGCGGGGTCGTCGGCCCGAGCGTGGTGGACAACGTCGCCGGCAGCAACGGCTCGCGCAACTTCGCCCTCACCGCCCTGCCGGCCGACAAGCCCGATCAGGGCCTGGTCTATGAGGGACTCAAGCCGGCCAAGGCCGGGTCGCTCTGCGCGGGGTCGTACGAACTGGACAAGCAGACCTGCACGCACGGCCCCGACGAGGCGCCGGCCGGGCTCAAGGTGCGCACCGCCGTCAGCCCGGTGACCGCGAAGGCCCCCGAGCCCAAGAACCCCGTACGGGAATCCGCCGCGGCCACGCCGACCGACGCCGAGATCGCCCGCGACGAGGGTGGCAGCGCGCTGACCGCCGACGCGCCGGCGCTGGTGCCCGACGCGGCCCCCGGCGACGCCGACTTCATCATGGGCGCGCACGACGTGGCCTGCGAGGGCGACGGACGCAGCGGCAAGCGGGTCCAGGTGCTCTACCTCCACGAGTACGGCACGCCGAGCCGTTACAGCGAGTTCGTGGGCTCGATCCGCAACTGGTCGGCCGGCGTCGACCAGATCTTCGACGAGAGCGCGGCCGAGACCGGCGGCTCCCGGCACGTGCGCTTCGTGACCACTCCGCAGTGCCGGGTCGACGTGTCCGAGGTGCAGTTGCCGACCGGCGGGCTGGCCTCGTTCGCCGGCAGCATCGCCGCGCTGGACAAGCTGGGCTACAACCGCACCGACCGCAAATACCTGATCTTCGCCGACGCCACGGTCTACTGCGGCATCGCGACCTACGTCGCCGACCGGCGGCCGGGTCTGGGCAACCGCAACAACGGCGGACCGTCGTACGGGCGGGTCGACTCGGGCTGCTGGAGCTCGGCCATGGCCGCCCACGAGCTGACCCACACGCTGGGCGCGACGCTGATCGACTCGCCCAACTCGAGCGGCGCCGGCGGCTGCCTCGACGAGTACGACCTGCTCTGCGGCCCCGACCGTTCGGGCCGGCAGGTGCGCACGGCCTGCCCCAAGAAGAACGAGATGCGGCTCGACTGCGGCAAGGACGACTACTTCAACACCAACCCGAAGCCGGGCAGCTACCTCGACGAGAACTGGAACATCGCGCGCAGCGAGTTCCTGCTGCGCAGCGACGGCGGCGACGACATCCCCGACGCGATCGGGGCGCCCCAGCCGGTCGAGACGCCCAGCGCCGCCCCCAGCCGGCCCGCCGCCCCCACCCCGACCGCCGTGCCCACCCCGACGGCGACCGAGCCGGGTGAGGCCGATGGCGGCGGCGACGCCCCGCCCTCGCCTGGTGTGCCGCCGAGCGAGTCGGCGCCGGCCTCCGAGCCCGCCGATCCGGTCGAGACGCCCGGTGACGAGGCCGGCGTGCCGTCGGTGCCGGTCGCGGCGACCACCGCGCCCCCGGCCGAGCCCGCCGCCGGCGTGCAGGCCGAGCCGGTGCAGGCGGTCGTCGAGGTGCGCGACGCGACCAGCGGCTCGGTGCGGCTCAACTGGAGCGCGGCGTCGGCCACGGCGACCTATCAGGTGCTGGTCGACAACGAGCCGGTGGCGACGACCAAGGCCACCCGGGCCCGGCTGATCGGCCTCAAGCCCGATGCGAAGTATCAGGTGACCGTCAAGTCCGGCCCGAAGTACACCGCGCGGGCCACGGCCGAGACGGCGCCCGCGGCCCGGCCCGCCGAGAATTCGTGGTTCACGCTGACCAACGCCCTGACCGGCGGCGCGGCCAACCTGTACGCCGCCCGCGGGACGACCGGCACGCCGATCACTTTGAGCAACGCCGACGACGACGCCCAGCAGCAGTGGCAGCTCGTGCCGGCCGGCAACAAGACGTACTCGATGGTCTCGCGGGCCTCCGGCAAATGTGTCGGCCCGCTCGGCCGCGAGCCGGTCGCGGGCGCACCGCTCGTCCAGACCGATTGCGACACCAGCGCGGCGAAGTGGACCCTGCAGGCCTCGCCCTACGGGTTCACGCTGCGCACCACGGACGGCGGCCTCGTGGCCGGCGTCGGCGACCAGCGGTACGGCGCCCACCGGGTGCTCGTGCTGCAGGCCGGCAACGACCAGCGCTATCAGAGCTGGACAGCGGTACCCGACTAG